GGATGCGGGAGTGGATGTCCTGGAAAATGTCCAGCTCCGAGGTGTTCACGCCCTCGGTGTCGCGGGCGTGCACGTGCACGATGGCCGCGCCCTCGTTGAAGCAGTCATAGGCCGAGGCCGCGATCTCGTCCGGCTGCTCGGGCACCGCCGGGTTCAGCTGCTTGTTGGTGATGGCCCCGGTCTGGGCCACGGTGATGATCACCTTGTTCGAAGGTATTGCCTGCGCCATGGTTTAGGTCTCACTCCTTTGGGTTGGCCGCCCGGCCGTGGGTCCGGGCCCAAGCGGTTGTTCTCAAACGTTTGCGTTGATGCGGCCGCGCTCGGGCCTCCTAATTCATCGGCAGACGCCAGTTGATTCCCGCACGATGAAGTCGGCCGGGATGATGGTATGCTGCTCCGGGCAGCGCCCGGTTTCTATCAATTGTATGAGCCGTTGGGCCAGGGTCCGGCCGATGGCCACGGCCGGGATGCGCACCGTGGTCAGGGGGGGCAGGGTCAAATCCAGGATGTCCGAGCAGCCGATGGCCACCACCGAGATGTCCTCGGGAACCTTGAGGCCCCGCTGGAGTATCTGGCGCAAGACGCCCGGGGTGATGGTGTCGTTGAGGCAGATCACCGCCGTGGGCGGCTGGTCCAGATCCAATAGCTGACCCATCAGGCGGAAGGCGTCGGGCTTGGAAAAATCGCTCTCCACAATGTAGGCCGGGTCGGGAGCCAGGCCGTGGTCCGCGAAGGCCTTTTGATAGGCCGCCAGGCGCTCGAAGGAGAACTTGGAGGACATGCTGCCCAGGACGAAGGCTATTTTTCGGTGCCCCAGGCCCAGGAGATAGCTCACCGCCCGGTGGATGCTTTGGAAGTTCTCGGAGTTTACGCTGGCGATGCCCTCGTGCGAACCCGAGGCAAAGCCGGGCACCACCGCCGCCGGGACGCCCTTTTCCTCCAGCTCGATGGTGCGCTCGTCGTTGACGCGGTTGCCCACCACGATCACCCCGTCCACCTGCCGCCGGTAATAGAACGAGGCGTAGGAGCGCCGGTCGTTGATGATCAGCATGAGGTTGTAGTCGTGCCGGGCGGCCGTTTCGCTCAGGCCCAGGAGCACGTGATTGTAAAAGGGGCTCTGAAAGGCGAAATCGCTGGTACGGGGGATGATCACCCCGATGACCCCCACCCGGTTTCGCACCAGGGCCCGAGCCGAGGAGTGGGGGAAATAGCTCAGCTCCTGGGCGATCTTGACGATCTTTTCGCGCACCTCGTCGCTCACGCCCTTTTTGTCGTTAAGGGCCCGCGAGACCGTGGAGCAGGACACCCGCGCCGCCTTGGCTATTTCCTTGATGGTTGACAAATGGGTGCTCCGGTGAATGCCTGGCCCACCCTACTCAAACGTTTGCGTAAATTCAAGCCCCTTTGGGAGAATTTTTTGGCGGGCGTTCGCCAGGGAGGAGCCGGATGGCTGTGTCCGGGAAAATAGCCGTATGATAAGGCAGTTGCCTGGTGAGGCGCCGCCCGGGCCACGCCCCGGCACCTAACCGGCCACGGGCAAGGGGCCCTGTTCCAGCCAGGCGCCGTCGTCCCAGGTAAAGGAACGGCCCAGGGCCGGGGCGAACACGCCCTGGCTCAGGTGATAGGCGGCCACGTTCACCCGATCCACGCCCAGGGTGAGCACGTTGAAGGCGTTGGGTTCGCCGCGCAGGCGGTTGGAGGTGGCGGTGCCCGCTTCCACCACCAGCAAGCGTTGCTGGTCCCAAGGGCGGATCACCGTGTGGTGGAAATGCCCCGACAGGGCCAGGCGCACCTCGAATCGGCGGGCCACCTCTGCCACCCGGGCCTGCCAGGCCTGCTGGCGTTCGCCCTCTTGGGCAAAGGCGGGATGGTGGGTGACCAGCAGGCGGGTGGCCCCGGCCGGGAGCTGGCTCAAACGGCGCTCCAGGCGTTCCAGCTTTTGACGGGGCGCGCCGCCGCCCTTCCAGCGCCAGGGGTTGGTGGTGTCAAGGCAGAGGACGGCCAGGCCCCCGTTCAACAGATAGGGGGAGTCCTTGGGGGTGACGTAGCGGTGAAAGTCCCGCAGTGGATCGGACACGCGCAGCACGGGTCGGTGCAGGGGCATGTCGTGGTTGCCGGGCAGGACCAGGCGGGGCCAGCGCAACTTGTCCAGAAAACGGCGGACCCCCAAAAACTGGCCGGGGCAGGCCCGCTGGGTCAGGTCGCCGCTGACGATGACCAGGGAGGGCTCCAGCTCGCCCAGGCATTGCAACAGGGCCTGGGGCGCGCCGGGTTGCAGGCTGCCGAAGTGCAGGTCCGAGATGTGGGCGATCACCGTCACGGAACCAACACCTCCAGGGCGCCGGGCAAGGAGGCCAGCTCCAGGGGCGGCTTGAAGCGCAGCACCTCGCCGTCGCACACCGCCTGCAGGCTGGGCTTGCGGCTCTCTAGCCGGGCCGAGGAAGCCCAGCACTGAGCCGCCTCTGGCAAAGGGTAGCGGCCCCGGGCGTCGTAAAAAGCGGCCTTTAACAGGGCCCAGGGCCCGCTGGCTGGGGACCAGAAAATGTCCAGGCCGCCTTGGTCCAGGGCCGCGCGGCTGGCCGGGTTGCCCTGGCCGTCCAGATAGCGGTTGTTGCCCACGAAGATAAGGTGGGAGCGGATGTCCTGGCGCTCGCCGTCGGCCTCCAGCACCACCTCCTCGCGGGGGCTGTGGGTCAGCACCTTGGCCAGGGCCCAGCCGGTGCTTACGAACTGCCCGGTCCAGGAGAGCCAGGACGCCTTTTCCCGCTCCCTCACCGCGCGAGGATAGAGCCCCAGGCTGAGGTTGTTGATGAACACCCGGTCATTGACTCGGGCCAAATCCACCCTGCGCCGCCGCCCCCGGGCGATGACCTCCACCGCCTCGTCCAGCTCCAGGGGAAGGCCCAGGTCCTTGGCAAAATGGTTTAGCGTGCCGGTGGGCAACACGCCCAGGGCCAGGCCGCGCTCATGGGCCAGGCCGGCGGCGTGGCTGATGGTGCCGTCCCCTCCGCCCACCACCAGCAGCTCCGAGGCCTGCCCGGCCGCCCGCTGCATGGCCTCGGCGATCTGGTCCGAGGGCTCGGCCCAGAGACGCGCCTCCAGGCCCGCAGCCTCCAGGGCCTGGGAAACCTCCTGGGCCAACTCCCGCTCCGGGGTGGGGCCGGAGGAGAGGTTGACCACCACGTGAATGGCTTGGGTCATGCTGCCGCCTCGCGCTGCTGGTGCCGAAAATCGCCGCGCGGCCTTTTCCGCCGCCGCATTTCCATGATACGCCAGGCGGTTTTTTCAGATGGGCCGCCGGTCCCGGCCTCTAGGCCATCACCCGGTCCAGGCTGCGGTAGCCGATGGCCTCGCTGATATGGGGCAGCTCGATCTTCTCGCTGCCCTCCAGGTCGGCGATGGTGCGCGCGATCTTGTGGATGCGGCCATAGGCCCGGGCCGAGAGCCCCAGGCGCTCCATGGCCCGCTCCAGCAGGGTGAGGCCCTCGTTGCTAAGGCGGCAGTGCTCCCGGGTCTGGGCGGTGCTCATTTGGGCATTGGCGAATATGCCGCTGCCCCCCAGGCGCGCGGCCTGGCGCTCCCGGGCGGCCACCACCGTCTGGCGCACCTGCGATGACGGCGGCCCGGCGGTGTCGGCGGCCAGTTCCTTGAAGGGCACCGCCGGCACCTCCACCTGGATGTCGATGCGGTCCATGAGCGGGCCGGAGACCCGGTTCAGGTAGTTGCGCACCTGGTGGGGGCCGCAGGTGCACTGGCGCTTGGGGTCGCCGTAGAACCCGCAGGGGCAGGGGTTCATGGCCCCCACCAGCATGAAGCGGGCCGGGAAATCCACCGTGGCCGCCGCCCGGGTAATGGTCACCCGGCCGGACTCCAGCGGCTGACGCAGTACCTCCAGGACGCTCTTTTTGAACTCGGGCAGCTCGTCCAAAAACAGCACCCCCTGGTGGGCCAGGCTCACCTCGCCGGGGCGGGGGATGGTGCCGCCGCCGATAAGCCCGGCGTCGGAGATAGTGTGGTGCGGCGAGCGAAAGGGGCGGGTGCTCACCAGGGCCTGGCGGGGGGGCAGCACCCCGGCCACCGAGGCTACCTGGGTCACTTGCAGGGCTTCGGCAAAGCTGAGCGGGGGCAGGATTCCGGCCAGACGCCGGGCCAGCATGGTCTTGCCGCTGCCCGGAGGGCCCACCATCAAGACGTTGTGCCCCCCGGCCGCGGCGATGGTCAGGGCGCGCTTCACGTGTTCCTGGCCCCGCACCTCGTTCAGGTCCAAGCCGCTACCCGCCTGGTCCCCGGCCAACAGGGCCGGGTCCGCCGTGGCCCGGGGCAGCTCCTCGCGGCCCACCAAGTGGTTGGCCACCTGGCCCAGGCGCGCGGCGGTGTACACGGTGAGCCCTTCCACCACCGCCGCTTCGGGCCCGTTGTCCGTGGGCACGATCACCGCTTTGAGGCCCTCGGCCTTGGCCCGCACCGCCATGGGCAGCACCCCGCGCACCGGCCGGATGGCCCCGTCCAGGGCCAGCTCGCCCACCACCCCCACGCCCATGAGCGCCTCGGAGGGCACCGTGCCCGAGGCGGCCAGAATCCCCAGGGCCATAGGCAGGTCAAAGGCCGCGCCTTCTTTTTTGATGTCCGCGGGGGCCAGGTTCACGGTGATGCGGTTCACCGGCAGGGAGGCTCCGCTGTTGGCCAGGGCGGCGCGCACCCGCTCCTTGGACTCGCGCACCGCGCCGTCGGGCAGGCCCACCGTGTTGAAGGCGGGCAGCCCGGGGGCCAGGTCCACCTCCACTGATACGGTGTAGGCCTCCACCCCCAGCACGGCCATTGACGTGACGGTTGCCAGCATGGTTTCCCCCCAGGATGAAAAGGCGCAACGGCCCCAAGTCTTAGCAAAATAGTGCGGCTCGCACAAGGCTTAGGCCTTGACGGCCCCATACGGGGGCGGTATAAAAAGCACCGTACTTGGCGCCGCGCCCGCGGGGCCGAGCTATACGGGCCGAGGTAGCTCAGTTGGTAGAGCAGGGGACTGAAAATCCCCGTGTCGGCGGTTCAACTCCGTCCCTCGGCACCAAAAAATATCAGCCACTTAGCCAATATCGGCTAGGTGGCTTTTTGTGTGTAAACGCAATTTATCCCCGGACTCTCCCCGTGAAGTTTGGTACGGAGGACTATCTACCGGGCCGCGTACTGAGGAGGGTAAAGCTAAATCGGCCCAAAATGGCTTCAAGCCGGGATGGTCCAATACGAAGCCCATGGATGGTTGAAAAAACCTTACATTGAAGAGGCTGAAGCGCCGCACGAGAAAGCCCGAAAGATCGTGCTGATGCAGCCTACAACAATTGATCGTAGCAACAACATGTTGATTCAAGTTGATGCAGTTCAGAATTCAACCTTGCTTAGCACTATTTAAATTCTCATATTGGCCAAAGAGATATTGGTGCAAAGCTATTTGGATGTGCGGCCGACCTTAATCCTCTTTCAACCGCCCGCCACAAGAAGCGCAAAAACGATCTCCTGGCCCGGCTTCCCGACCACATCCTGGGCAGGTGGCTTGGTCAGCCTTTTCCACGGCCGCCGCGCCTGACTGCGGCAGTGATGCCAGGAAATCATCCTGGGCCTGTAAGACAACCTGGGCCGGAGGGGCGCACACTACGGCCCGGGGGTTGGTCCCGCCTTGACAATCCAGCATCCACAGCGACTCAATGGTGCGCAGCAGACCCAGATGGGAGCGGGCCAGTTCACCATTTTCCCACCGGGGGACGGCCAGGAAGCCGTAGGCTAGAAAGCGGCTCAGACGCCTGGCAGGGATATGGAATCCGTCTCCCCAGGCCCAAAAAGACTAGGGCAGGAGGACTACAATACATCGTCTTTATTGGTCATGGAGCGGCTTATGTTTCTTTTGCGTCTAATTGTTTCTAAATGAAAGAAATCTTCGTGATTAAAGCATCGTTCAGTGCGCGAGAAATTACATGGCTCATATGGCGCTGCTCTTAGGGATAGATCGAAATCATCATCAAATATATTGCCCAGGGTGGTATTGCGATCTTTCAAGAAATATTGAAAGCACCGGTATATGTCCCCCGCCGGAGATATATAAATGTAGTCATGGCCTGTGGAACAATTTTCCTGCCAGTGATTGCTTATATTCTCGCTGAGGATTAAATCATTACCGTATAGGCTTCTGGTCCTTGCCTCGTCATCATAAAACGCCGGTATGAACCCTTCCTCGCTGGTGGGACAGTGCAAATCATAGCCGACATCCGTGCTAACCTTGAGTCCGTTGGCTTGGGCCAACGCCCTGATATGTTCCACTTGTTCAAAGTTGTCAGGAAACACCAAGCTGTTCACCACCACGTGAACGCCCTGGTCCCGCGCGAACCGCGCTGCCTCCACCAACTTTTCGGCCGAGATCTGGGTGTGGTGATAGGTCATCCACAGGGATATTTTGTCGAGATTCGCTCCCTGGGCGAGCATATCCCAACGGCTTTTGACCAGCGACCCGTTGGTCACCAGTTCCAGATAATGGATGTTGGGCTGCTTGGACAGCCATGCGGCACCCCTCAGGAACTCTTCGCACGTGAACGGCTCACCAACAGTCTGCAGCCTTATCCCCACGGTCACCGGAAGCTGACTGACCCATTTGATTATCTTTTGGAACTTTTCGCTTCCAGTATCATCCTCCCAGAATTTGTCCTTGGAGCGTTGTTGGTCATGCTCTGGCTTGGTAGACGCGCAGTATGGACAATTGAAGTTGCACCTGACCATATCGATGATGGTCCATATCTCTAAAATGGACGCGTTAATGCTCATGGCTTTCCTGTAAACCCCTCAATCTTTTCTTAAAGGCAAAATGGACTCACTGTGGCGGCGGCTCCGCTCCCCCTCCCGTTGGGGAGACCCTCTCCCCGGACCAGGAGGCCTCTATCTCCTCCAGAGTCCGCCCCTTGGTCTCCGGGAGATATTTCCAGCAAAGCAGTGCTCCGGCTGCCCCGATGGCTCCGAAGATCCAGAAGGTCAAGGCCGAACCTAGGGCGCTGAAGAATATGGGGAACAGCAGGGCGAACAGAAAGGAGAAGATGCTGTTAGCCCCCAGCACCAAGCCCAGAGCCGCTCCCCTGACGCGTTGGGGATATATTTCGGACACCACCACGTTGGAGACCGGCCCCAGGCTGGCGGCGAAGGCTCCCACGAAGACGCCCAGTCCGCCCAAAAGCAGAGCGCGGGCCCAGAAGCCGCTCCACCCGGAATGGCCCAGCACCACCCCGGTCAGGATTAGAGCGGCGATCATTACCAACAGCCCCCACATGATCAGGGGCTTTCGGCCCAGGCGTTCCACCAGCCACATGGAAACCAGGGTAAAGGCCAGGTTCATCGCGCCCAAGCCGAAGGTGGCCAAAACCGAGGCGGTGTAGGAGCCGAAGCCGGCGCTTTGGAAAATGGTGGGGGCATACAGGATCAAGGCGTCGAAGCCGGTGAACACGGCCAGGAACATTAATGCCATGCCCAACAGCAGGGGCGGCAGAAGCCTGGGGTTGAGCAACTCGTGCCACCCTCCCGCCTCTTCTTCGTCCCCTCCCTGGCTCATGGCCGCCAGAGCTGCCTGGGGGTCGCCGATCCCCATGCCCCTGAGCATCCTCAGGCTGGCGCTGCGCCGGCCGCGGCTGTAGAGCCAGCGGGGGGACTCGGGCAAAAAGAGCAGGCCCAGCCCGAAAACCGCGCTGGGGGCGGCCGCCGCCGCGAACATGTAGCGCCAGCCATCGGGCAGGGTCTCAAAGACCAGGGCCGCCAGGTAGGACAGCAATATCCCCACCGCCAGGGTCGCCTGGCTTAGGGTCAGCAATCTGCCCCGGATCTCCGGCGGAGCTATCTCCGAGATATAGACGTAGCTGGCCACCGCCGCCACGCCCATGGTCAGGCCGATCAGGAACCTGGCCCCGATCAAGACGGGCAGGGTGTGCGCCAGGGCGCTGCCAAAGGCGCCGGCCACGAACAGGGCCGCCGTGGACATGAGCAAATAGCGCCGGCCAAAGAGGTCCGAAGCCTTACCCGCCATGATTTGACCGATGAACAGCCCGGCGCTCAACGAGCTGACCAGCACGCCCTGTTCCAGGTTGCTGAGCCCCCACTCCTTGGTGAGCAGCACCACCGCCCCGGCGATTATGCCCACGTTGTACCCGATTATCAGCGCTCCCGTCCCGGCCACCGTGGTTATGGCGTAGTAGACCAGGTTGCCCTTCTTGAGGGCCTGGGCCCGTTCGACGAACAGGCGCTGGATTCGCTCCAGGGCCAGGCCCCCGGTCTCCATGAAATTTTTTCTGAGGAACCATAGCCCGGCAAAGGCCACGATGGCGAAGATCAGATAGAACCCGGTGTCCTCCAACTCCCGCAGGAAAAACACCGCGCCCGAGGCGTTGACCATGGCGAAGAGCCAGTGCGCCGCCACGGGGATGCTCATGGCCGCCCCCCGGATGCGCTGGGGGAAGACCTCGGCCACGATCACCCAGAGCAGCGGACCCCAACTGAAGGAAAAGAAGGCGATATAGCTGGTGAGGCAGATCACGGCCAGGCGGCTGGAGATAAAAACATCGTGATCCAAAAAGCCCGATCCGGCCGCCAGAACGCTAAGGCTGAGGCCCATGCCCACCAGCCCGATGCGCAACAGCAGGCGGCGGCTGACCTTGTCCACCAGGGCCATGGCCACCAAGGTCATGACCAGGTTGACCAGGCTGAGCCCGATGGTGACCGCCAGGTTGGTGTCGGCCACGGCAAAGCCCTCATAGGTCAGGATGGTGGAGGCGTTGTAAAGAAAGGCGTTGATCCCCACGAACTGCTGGAAGAAGAACAGGCCCACCACGAAGAACAGGGCCAGGCGGATGGGCGGCGCGGCCAGGCGCATCCAGGCGTCCTCGGACTGATGGGACAGGGACTCCTTGAGGTCGCGGATGATGGCCTCCGCGT
This portion of the Desulfarculaceae bacterium genome encodes:
- a CDS encoding LacI family transcriptional regulator — protein: MSTIKEIAKAARVSCSTVSRALNDKKGVSDEVREKIVKIAQELSYFPHSSARALVRNRVGVIGVIIPRTSDFAFQSPFYNHVLLGLSETAARHDYNLMLIINDRRSYASFYYRRQVDGVIVVGNRVNDERTIELEEKGVPAAVVPGFASGSHEGIASVNSENFQSIHRAVSYLLGLGHRKIAFVLGSMSSKFSFERLAAYQKAFADHGLAPDPAYIVESDFSKPDAFRLMGQLLDLDQPPTAVICLNDTITPGVLRQILQRGLKVPEDISVVAIGCSDILDLTLPPLTTVRIPAVAIGRTLAQRLIQLIETGRCPEQHTIIPADFIVRESTGVCR
- a CDS encoding metallophosphoesterase, coding for MTVIAHISDLHFGSLQPGAPQALLQCLGELEPSLVIVSGDLTQRACPGQFLGVRRFLDKLRWPRLVLPGNHDMPLHRPVLRVSDPLRDFHRYVTPKDSPYLLNGGLAVLCLDTTNPWRWKGGGAPRQKLERLERRLSQLPAGATRLLVTHHPAFAQEGERQQAWQARVAEVARRFEVRLALSGHFHHTVIRPWDQQRLLVVEAGTATSNRLRGEPNAFNVLTLGVDRVNVAAYHLSQGVFAPALGRSFTWDDGAWLEQGPLPVAG
- a CDS encoding YifB family Mg chelatase-like AAA ATPase, which translates into the protein MLATVTSMAVLGVEAYTVSVEVDLAPGLPAFNTVGLPDGAVRESKERVRAALANSGASLPVNRITVNLAPADIKKEGAAFDLPMALGILAASGTVPSEALMGVGVVGELALDGAIRPVRGVLPMAVRAKAEGLKAVIVPTDNGPEAAVVEGLTVYTAARLGQVANHLVGREELPRATADPALLAGDQAGSGLDLNEVRGQEHVKRALTIAAAGGHNVLMVGPPGSGKTMLARRLAGILPPLSFAEALQVTQVASVAGVLPPRQALVSTRPFRSPHHTISDAGLIGGGTIPRPGEVSLAHQGVLFLDELPEFKKSVLEVLRQPLESGRVTITRAAATVDFPARFMLVGAMNPCPCGFYGDPKRQCTCGPHQVRNYLNRVSGPLMDRIDIQVEVPAVPFKELAADTAGPPSSQVRQTVVAARERQAARLGGSGIFANAQMSTAQTREHCRLSNEGLTLLERAMERLGLSARAYGRIHKIARTIADLEGSEKIELPHISEAIGYRSLDRVMA
- a CDS encoding sugar porter family MFS transporter, which codes for MAWLMACIASIGGLLFGYNTGVISSVLPQLNVAWKLTPLQEELAVSAVLIGAVVGAALVGIVADHIGRRDCIMATAALFVLGSFSGAMINSPEAFIACRALVGVALGAVSLVAPLYIAEIAPARMRGRLVTVNQLGITFGIMLSYVVPYFLQGIQESWRHMLIIGTVPGVFLSMASLWLVESPRWLLSMGDEEEARINFRKIGDPDAEAIIRDLKESLSHQSEDAWMRLAAPPIRLALFFVVGLFFFQQFVGINAFLYNASTILTYEGFAVADTNLAVTIGLSLVNLVMTLVAMALVDKVSRRLLLRIGLVGMGLSLSVLAAGSGFLDHDVFISSRLAVICLTSYIAFFSFSWGPLLWVIVAEVFPQRIRGAAMSIPVAAHWLFAMVNASGAVFFLRELEDTGFYLIFAIVAFAGLWFLRKNFMETGGLALERIQRLFVERAQALKKGNLVYYAITTVAGTGALIIGYNVGIIAGAVVLLTKEWGLSNLEQGVLVSSLSAGLFIGQIMAGKASDLFGRRYLLMSTAALFVAGAFGSALAHTLPVLIGARFLIGLTMGVAAVASYVYISEIAPPEIRGRLLTLSQATLAVGILLSYLAALVFETLPDGWRYMFAAAAAPSAVFGLGLLFLPESPRWLYSRGRRSASLRMLRGMGIGDPQAALAAMSQGGDEEEAGGWHELLNPRLLPPLLLGMALMFLAVFTGFDALILYAPTIFQSAGFGSYTASVLATFGLGAMNLAFTLVSMWLVERLGRKPLIMWGLLVMIAALILTGVVLGHSGWSGFWARALLLGGLGVFVGAFAASLGPVSNVVVSEIYPQRVRGAALGLVLGANSIFSFLFALLFPIFFSALGSALTFWIFGAIGAAGALLCWKYLPETKGRTLEEIEASWSGERVSPTGGGAEPPPQ